In one Heteronotia binoei isolate CCM8104 ecotype False Entrance Well chromosome 1, APGP_CSIRO_Hbin_v1, whole genome shotgun sequence genomic region, the following are encoded:
- the LOC132588566 gene encoding feather keratin 4-like, translating into MAYCGPSFAVPSCASAPAVGFGSAGLGYGGLHSGALVGAGSPSFAVPSIASAPAVGFGSASFGNNIGVPSASLGVLSGVNPSCINQIPPAEVVIQPPPVVMTLPGPILSATGEPVAVGGNTPCAVSYGGPGRVVSGVGFGSLGGSYGGRLGSSWGRRGSLIVGRRGSCSPCN; encoded by the coding sequence ATGGCTTACTGTGGACCATCCTTTGCAGTTCCCTCTTGTGCCTCCGCTCCAGCCGTTGGCTTTGGATCTGCAGGTCTCGGCTATGGTGGCCTCCACTCTGGCGCATTAGTCGGAGCTGGGTCTCCATCCTTTGCAGTCCCCTCCATAGCCTCTGCTCCAGCCGTCGGCTTTGGATCAGCAAGTTTTGGCAATAACATCGGGGTACCCTCCGCTAGCCTGGGCGTTCTCTCCGGCGTCAACCCTTCCTGCATCAACCAGATCCCACCCGCAGAAGTCGTGATCCAGCCACCTCCCGTGGTCATGACCCTCCCAGGACCCATCCTCTCTGCTACCGGGGAACCAGTGGCTGTGGGAGGCAACACTCCATGTGCTGTTAGTTATGGTGGTCCTGGCAGAGTGGTTTCTGGAGTTGGCTTTGGTTCTCTAGGAGGTAGTTATGGAGGCCGTTTGGGGAGCTCCTGGGGTCGCAGAGGGAGCCTCATCGTGGGGCGCAGAGGCAGCTGCTCCCCCTGCAATTGA
- the LOC132588577 gene encoding cuticle protein 79-like: MAYCGPSFAVPSCASAPAVGFGSAGLGYGAGLGYGGLHSGTLVGAGSPSFAVPSIASAPAVGFGSASFGHNIGVPSASLGVLSGVNPSCINQIPPAEVVIQAPPVVMTLPGPILSATGEPVAVGGNTPCAVSYGGPGRVVSGVGFGSLGGSYGGRLGSSWGRRGSLIAGRRGSFSPCN; this comes from the coding sequence ATGGCTTATTGTGGACCATCCTTTGCAGTTCCCTCTTGTGCCTCCGCTCCAGCCGTTGGCTTTGGATCTGCAGGTCTCGGCTATGGTGCAGGTCTCGGCTATGGTGGCCTCCACTCTGGCACATTAGTCGGAGCTGGGTCTCCATCCTTTGCAGTCCCCTCCATAGCCTCTGCTCCAGCCGTCGGCTTTGGATCAGCAAGTTTTGGCCATAACATCGGGGTACCCTCCGCTAGCCTGGGCGTTCTCTCCGGCGTCAACCCTTCCTGCATCAACCAGATCCCACCCGCAGAAGTTGTGATCCAGGCACCTCCCGTGGTCATGACCCTCCCAGGACCCATCCTCTCTGCTACCGGGGAACCAGTGGCTGTGGGAGGCAACACTCCATGTGCTGTTAGTTATGGTGGTCCTGGCAGAGTGGTTTCTGGAGTTGGCTTTGGTTCTCTTGGAGGTAGTTATGGAGGCCGTTTGGGGAGCTCCTGGGGCCGCAGAGGGAGCCTCATCGCGGGGCGCAGAGGCAGCTTCTCCCCCTGCAATTGA
- the LOC132588588 gene encoding scale keratin-like, whose translation MAYCGPSFAVPSCASAPAVGFGSAGLGYGGLHAGALVGAGSPSFAVPSIASAPAVGFGSASFGHNIGVPSASLGVLSGVNPSCINQIPPAEVVIQPPPVVMTLPGPILSATGEPVSVGGNTPCAISYGGSGRALSGGSLAYGGFGRGLVGGSFGGRLGSSWGRRGSLILGRRGSSCLAPQ comes from the coding sequence ATGGCTTACTGTGGACCATCCTTTGCAGTTCCCTCTTGTGCCTCTGCTCCAGCCGTTGGCTTTGGATCTGCAGGTCTCGGCTATGGTGGCCTCCACGCTGGCGCATTAGTCGGAGCTGGGTCTCCATCCTTTGCAGTCCCCTCCATAGCCTCTGCTCCAGCCGTCGGCTTTGGATCAGCAAGTTTTGGCCATAACATTGGGGTACCCTCCGCTAGCCTGGGTGTTCTCTCCGGCGTCAATCCTTCCTGCATCAACCAGATCCCACCCGCAGAAGTTGTGATCCAGCCACCTCCCGTGGTCATGACCCTCCCAGGACCCATCCTCTCTGCTACCGGGGAACCCGTTTCTGTAGGAGGCAACACTCCATGTGCTATTAGTTATGGTGGATCTGGCAGAGCACTGTCTGGAGGCAGTCTCGCTTATGGTGGCTTTGGCAGAGGGCTTGTCGGAGGTAGTTTTGGAGGCCGTTTGGGGAGTTCCTGGGGTCGCCGAGGCAGCCTCATCCTGGGGCGCAGAGGCAGCAGCTGCCTTGCCCCTCAGTAA